In Phycisphaerae bacterium RAS2, the DNA window CTGATCGTCAATCCATCAAGAGGGCCACCTTCACTACTAGGCATTGGTATTGCATCAGTGAAGAGGCGCTAGCGGAGATAGAAGAATTGTTGAAACAGGCGATGCAATGCATGCGTGGATTGCCTAGGTCCACGTCTGAACTTGAACGGATAATTGAGTTTCGACAAATGTTGCGACGAGTGATTACGCGAAGGGCTGCACAGAATATTCTCATAAAACTCCCAAATGCAAAGATAATGAGGTATGCATGCGGGCTAAGAGAGAAAATAGCTAGTATTTTGAACCTCATTGACGAAACATGGGCCGCATTTAACAGTGAAACAATTGGGGGAACTGGTCAAGTGGATGATAGCTGACCTCCTTCAACATTCCGCCGTGCGGGTGACGTTCGGCGCGGGGACGCTTCACAAGCTGGGCGAGATCGCCGTCGAGCTGGGCGGCACGCGCGTGCTGCTCGTGACCGACCCCGGCATTCGCCGCGCGGGGCATGCCGATCGCGGCGCGGAGATTCTGCGCGACGCCGGTTTGGAAGTGACCGTCTTTCACGACGTGCACGAGAATCCCACGACGCACGTCGTCGACGCCGGCGTGCGAATCGCCCGCGAGCTGGGCATCGATCTCATCGTCGGCCTCGGCGGCGGCAGCAGCATGGACGCGGCCAAGGGCATCAACTTCCTGCTCACCAATGGCGGCCGCATGAGCGATTACTGGGGCGTCGGCAAGGCGTCGCAACCGATGCTGCCGCTCGTGGCCGTGCCCACGACAGCCGGCACCGGCAGCGAGGCGCAGTCGTTCGCGCTGATCACCGACCCCGACACGCATCAGAAGATGGCCTGCGGCGATGAGAAGGCGCTGCCCCGCGCGGCGATCCTCGACCCGGAGCTGACGGCAACCGCCCCGCACGCCGTTACGGCCGCGACCGGGATTGACGCCGTGGCGCACGCCGTGGAGACGGCCGGCTGCAACCGGCGAAATGATTTATCGCGACGGATGTCGCGCGAGGCGTGGCGATTGCTGGATGCGGCGTTTGAGACGGTGATGCGCGCAGCGGGAACCAACGGCGGGACGATCGACGGCGATCCCGAGATTGATACCGCGCGGCAGCGAATGCTCTTCGGCGCGCACCTCGCCGGCGTGGCGATTGAGAAGTCGATGCTCGGCGCGGCACACTCGTGCGCCAATCCGTTGACCAGCGAGTTCGGAGTCGTGCACGGGCAGGCCGTCGGGCTGATGCTGCCGCACGTGATTCGCTTCAACGCGGCCGACAGCGCGAATCCATACTCGGATCTGTGCGCAGACGCTCACATCCTCGCGGACCGGATCGACCACCTGCTCGCCGCCGCAGGCCTGCCGCGCTGCTTGTCGCAATTGGACATCCCCGCCGACGCGCTGCCGCGCCTCGCCGAACTCGCGGCGCAGCAATGGACCGCCCGATTCAACCCGCGTCCGGTCGATGCCGACTTGTTGCTCTCCATCTATCGCGCGGCGTTGTGATCCATGCGCCGCTACAGCACGTCCGCCGGCTGCCGCGCGTTCACGCAGTGCAGCGCTTCACTTCGCTCCATGAATCGCTCGACAATGTGCGCGACTTCCTCCGCAATGGCGAGCTGGCCTGCTCCGTGGACGCGCCCACATGATGCGTCCCGCAAGAGTGCGGGGCCGACCCGACCGGGTCCTTGAACTCGCTGTCCGTCGTGGCCAATTGAGGGACTTCCCGGCGGACCGCATGGGGCGCTCGATGCAACGGGGATGCCACGGCCGTTCAACCCGCGACGCGCTCGGCTTCGGCGTTCACCGGGAATCGGGGGTGTGGAAATCCGCTCGCGATTTTGAGAACATCTCCACGGGATCGATCTCTTCAACCCAAACACGGTCCCGCGGCTGATGCCGGCGCGAGGGTCAACGATGACCGCTGACAAACTTCATGAGATCGCACGGGCCGCGCTGCAGATCGTCGGATCGCCCGTCTTTACGTCGCCCGACGACGCCGACGCAAACGAGGAACTAATCTTTCTCCCCGGCGCGCAAGGCCACGAGTCGG includes these proteins:
- the mdh_2 gene encoding NAD-dependent methanol dehydrogenase, which gives rise to MKQLGELVKWMIADLLQHSAVRVTFGAGTLHKLGEIAVELGGTRVLLVTDPGIRRAGHADRGAEILRDAGLEVTVFHDVHENPTTHVVDAGVRIARELGIDLIVGLGGGSSMDAAKGINFLLTNGGRMSDYWGVGKASQPMLPLVAVPTTAGTGSEAQSFALITDPDTHQKMACGDEKALPRAAILDPELTATAPHAVTAATGIDAVAHAVETAGCNRRNDLSRRMSREAWRLLDAAFETVMRAAGTNGGTIDGDPEIDTARQRMLFGAHLAGVAIEKSMLGAAHSCANPLTSEFGVVHGQAVGLMLPHVIRFNAADSANPYSDLCADAHILADRIDHLLAAAGLPRCLSQLDIPADALPRLAELAAQQWTARFNPRPVDADLLLSIYRAAL